AAGAAAAAGAACTAATGTACTTATTCCTCCTAGTATTCCTACACCTATTTCTACAGAAACAAACCAATCAAAAAGCCTTCTTTTAATATGCTTAGATAAATATGAGCCAAGACCCATAGCACTCATATATAATCCTATTGTTATAGAAAATTGTTTTATACTATCTCCAACTAAAAATGAACTAACTGCACTAATCAATACCTCATAAATAATTGAACATCCTGAAATTATTAAAGTTGTTAACATTAACAGCTTATAATCAAATTTTTTAACATCACTCATTTATTTCACCTATATAGTCTAATAAATAGCCCCACTTATTACAATTGATAATCCTATAAATAATCCCATAACCATAAGTCCAGCTGCAGGATTACCACTTTCAATCTCCTTATTTAGGTTATACTTTTTATTCATTGTAAGAATTGCTAAGTACCCTAGAATACATATACCAACTCCAATGAAGAAATATATTATTGTTCCCCTTACCCCATCTAATAAGGTAGTAGCCGCTCCTGAAATGTCTGGAGATATTATTGCGCTTTTTAGGATTACTCCTATTCCTATATATATTCCTGCTGTTATATAGCCTACTGCAACATTTCTGTTTTTTATTTCTGTTGGAAAGTGACATGGTATAACTAAATCAACTAAAAAGGTTCCTAAAATCATTAACACTATTCCTATTCCACAATACATTATCGTAATTAATATATCTTGCATTTATCAAATCCTCCTTTTTACTTACCAGAACTTATTCCATCTCCCGATGACGACCTTGAATTAACACTACTTTGTCTAATACTATCAGAGTAAGTTTTATACTTATTGCTATTACTAGGTGTAATCTTAGCGCCTTTATAATCACTATAACTATTTCTAAGATTTTTATATCTTCTTATATCCTTAGTATATCCCTTAGTATAATAGTAGCTTCTATAGTAGTGACTACTTATATCGCTACCCATATAAAGGGTATTTCTACTTGCATATGCGTATTCTCTTGAACTTACTTGTATCCGTGTCTTTGAATCCTCACCTTTATAAACTATAGCAATCTCATCAGATGTGATAATAGCCACTGCACCATCTTCTTCATTTTCTTGAACATCCTCAATAGATCCTTGAAGCTCATCAATAATTTGCATAGCTGCCTCTTCTATTGTTTTTTCAGTAGAATATACATCTGCCTTTATGTCCTTATCTAAATCTGAAGTTATAGAGGTTTCATATTGAAAATTATCAATTAGTGCTATTCTGGTTGATAAACTATTATTTGGATTACTCGTTCCATAAAATACCGTTATTAAAATAATTACTAAAACAAATGCCCCTAAAATCACCTTATTTAATTTATGACCTTTAATTTTATCAACCCAATATAGTGTAGATGTATCATTACTGTTACTTTCGTCTAACTTCTCAATATTGTTTTTATTTATATAATATCCTTTAGAATATTCCTTCTCCCCATTCCATTCTTCAATAGAAATTAATAACTCCTCTACTTCATTTTCATATTCTATATAGAAAACTTTCTCCCCTACATCTACGTCTACATTTCCTTCATAATCTAATACTATAGCCGAATTAGATTCTAGCTTTTCATAGCCCTTATCATTAATGTTTTTTTCTATGAACTCTTCGCTGTATGATTCTTCACTATATACTGCATATTCATCATTAATATTATCAACGCTTAGCCATAGAGTTTGAAAACTCCTAGACTTTATTTTATATTCAGCCCAGCTTGTCCCATCTGAATCCTCAAACAATATACACCCTTCTACTTTATACCTAACTCCACTTATTCTAATACTACTTCCTATGTCTAGTGATATATCACCTTTAACCATATTTTTCACCTGCCTTTATGCTACTTAATCTTGACTTAATATCTATAAAATTATATCACAGTTTGAACTATCTTCCATTTGAATAAATAATTTTTATTCTATATATAAATACCCTTTTTATTATTATAAAATTATGGTTTAATAAAGAAGTTACTTTTGTAGTTATTTACCCAATACTTCATATTAAAAAGTATAATAGTCTGAACTACACAAAGAGAAAATTATTAATGTTATATACATAGAAAGCGAGGAACTTTTAATGAAAAAATGGATTATGATATCACTTATGCTCGTTACATCCTTATCAGCTATGGAAGCAACCATTGTAAGTACTGCAATACCAAGTATTGCAAATAGTCTTTCTGGAATAGAGCTTGTAAGCTGGATATACGCTATTTATATGCTAACTACTGCAGTATCTACCCCTATATATGGAAAGCTTGCCGATTTATTTGGTCGTAAAAATGTAATTATGTTTGGGACTATAACCTTTTTAATTGGATCTACCCTATGTGGACTTGCTGGTAATATGTCTCAACTTATAATATTTAGAGCGATTCAAGGAATTGGTGCTGGAGCTATAATGCCTATTACAATGACAATTATAGGAGATTTACATACCGAACAACAAGAAAGGGTTAAAGCACAAGGCTGGATTAGTGCTGTATGGGGAATATCAGGAGTTATAGGACCACTTCTTGGTGGTTTTTTAGTAGATGCCCTTTCTTGGCACTATATATTTTTTATAAATCTTCCATTTGGAATACTGTCTCTTTTCATACTAATGAGACAATATCATGAAAATTTAAAGAAAGAGAAACACTATATTGATTACCCTGGGGCTATAACTTTTTCCCTTAGTATAATTGCACTTTTATATTCTTTACTATCAGGTAGTCAAAATCAAGATTGGAACAACCCTCTTCTTATTGGACTATTTATTTCCTCATTAGTATTGTTTTTTGTATTTATTTTTATTGAAAAACGCTCTCCTGAGCCACTAATTCCATTTAACCTTTTTAAAAATTTCAACCTAAGTACTGTATATTTTTTAACATTATTTTTAGGTGGAATTCTTATTAGTGTTATAGCATACTTGCCTATATGGACTCAAGAAATCTGGAATAAAAGTGCTACACAGGCTGGAATCATGCTAATGCCACTGCCTGTATGTTGGACAATTGCTTCAATTTTTTCAGGGCAAATAGTTGGAAAAATTAAGCCAAAATATATTGTGATAATAGGAACTTTTATAT
This genomic window from Clostridium cylindrosporum DSM 605 contains:
- a CDS encoding DUF350 domain-containing protein, which produces MQDILITIMYCGIGIVLMILGTFLVDLVIPCHFPTEIKNRNVAVGYITAGIYIGIGVILKSAIISPDISGAATTLLDGVRGTIIYFFIGVGICILGYLAILTMNKKYNLNKEIESGNPAAGLMVMGLFIGLSIVISGAIY
- a CDS encoding DUF4178 domain-containing protein; the encoded protein is MVKGDISLDIGSSIRISGVRYKVEGCILFEDSDGTSWAEYKIKSRSFQTLWLSVDNINDEYAVYSEESYSEEFIEKNINDKGYEKLESNSAIVLDYEGNVDVDVGEKVFYIEYENEVEELLISIEEWNGEKEYSKGYYINKNNIEKLDESNSNDTSTLYWVDKIKGHKLNKVILGAFVLVIILITVFYGTSNPNNSLSTRIALIDNFQYETSITSDLDKDIKADVYSTEKTIEEAAMQIIDELQGSIEDVQENEEDGAVAIITSDEIAIVYKGEDSKTRIQVSSREYAYASRNTLYMGSDISSHYYRSYYYTKGYTKDIRRYKNLRNSYSDYKGAKITPSNSNKYKTYSDSIRQSSVNSRSSSGDGISSGK
- a CDS encoding MDR family MFS transporter gives rise to the protein MKKWIMISLMLVTSLSAMEATIVSTAIPSIANSLSGIELVSWIYAIYMLTTAVSTPIYGKLADLFGRKNVIMFGTITFLIGSTLCGLAGNMSQLIIFRAIQGIGAGAIMPITMTIIGDLHTEQQERVKAQGWISAVWGISGVIGPLLGGFLVDALSWHYIFFINLPFGILSLFILMRQYHENLKKEKHYIDYPGAITFSLSIIALLYSLLSGSQNQDWNNPLLIGLFISSLVLFFVFIFIEKRSPEPLIPFNLFKNFNLSTVYFLTLFLGGILISVIAYLPIWTQEIWNKSATQAGIMLMPLPVCWTIASIFSGQIVGKIKPKYIVIIGTFILSFASFLLFSMNPSSKEFLIYIVMGLLGVGMGITTPILMLFIQNAVTNNKRGIAISLNTFINTFSQTLGAALFGVIFNISIHRAAASQTNLFSGVHTIFSITMLLAFISFSISWLFVKKQSA